The genomic interval TGAATTAATGATTTTCACATTTTAACCTCCAATATTTTTTAATGCACTATTATAAGAGAAGAATCCATTCTGCAAAACTCAGAATTCATAATAATTATGAACAATTAGTGAGGTGAAAACCTCATCTTAAAATGTAAGATGAATCCGGTGGGTTGCCCAACTTTTTGCATGCATCTTTAAGCCGGACTTTCACAATATGTGGATAGTTGGATTTTCATTTCCATATCTCTTACTAAACCACCGATTAGAACCAATCAAAAAAACTAAATCTGGAATGGCGGATAAAACCGAAAATCCGTTTTATCTGTTTTATATAACCACAAAAGGTCTATGAGGGGTGAAAATTTAATCAAACACAAAAGCTTGTTAGCTGCCTACTTATTGCTGTTGCTAATGGCCTGGTTTCAACTTTGCTATTTGCAACCCAGCCATTATAAAAGGTCCAACGCCTTTCAGGTCATTTACGGCAATAGGTTCATTTATATAATATTCAAAAGAACCATCACGGTATGGATCGCCACCAAGACCAGCAACGCTACATACTTGTGTTAAGTTTACCTGATCATTTTTATCTGTTTTTATCAAATGATCTAAAATACCGGCATATCCTTTTTCTGCAATCGCCGCAAAAGAAGAGTCTATTAAATTATTATTTACTGCTTTTGCAATTGCATAAACAAACATTGATGATGCGGAAGCTTCAAGGTAATTTCCTTTTTCATCAGGCATATCTACAACCTGATACCATAATCCAGTTTGTTTATCCTGGTATTTAACAATTGCCGCATACAAATCATTTAGTATAAATAATACTTTTTCCCTTTTTGGATGATTTGTTGGCAAATAATCCAATACATCAACTAACGCCATTGCATACCATCCCATCGCTCTGCCCCAAAAATTTGGAGAACACCCGGTTTCCGGATTTGCCCATTCTTGTTTATTACTTTCATCCCAGGCATGATAACGCAATTTTGTTTTGGGGTCACGCGTGCGAACATCAATTAACAGAATTTGGTTCACAACATCGTCAAACCCTTGCGCTTGATTAAATATCTGGGAATATTCTGCATAAAAAGGTGATCCCATATAAATTCCATCGAGCCACATTTGCCATGGATATCTTTTTTTATGCCAGAAACCTCCCGCTTTTGTCCTTGGATGTTTTTCCAGTTGTTCCCGGAGGATATCTGCAGCTTTTTTATAAACTTCATCGTTCGTAGCCTTATACAAGCTTAACAATACTTTACCGGAGTTAATTTTATCAATATTAAAATCCTCCATGTTATAAGCTTTGATTGTGCCGTCTTCTTCCAAAAAGGAATCGATCACTCTTTTTGTATAATCAAAATACTTTGGCTCTTTTGTTTCGGCCCAAACATCGATGAGTGATTTTAGAAACAGGCCTGTTTGGTAATTCCATTTCGCATTCGGATCTGATTTTCCATAGTCCAAAAAATCGGCCCGACGATTCATTTCAGAGTCAGCCATTTTTATATGCACCGGGATTTCATTTTTTACCGATTGATTTGATGTTGCTTTAGCTTTTTCTTCTGAACAACTTATTATACCTATTAAAATTGAAAATGATAATATTAGTTTGGATTTTATCTTATAATTTAAAGTCATCATGCTTCCTAACTTTTATAATTTTTTAAGTATTTTGATGTTTAATAATACAAAACCTAATTAGCAAAATAATCGTTAAAGAATAAGTGAAAAACTGTTAAAAACTGTGAAAGTTCTTTTTATGTATCAAAAAAATGACTATAATTAATACCTCTCACATGGAACAGAAATAGAATTGAAACAGCGTTCAGAAATCTTCTTGATTAATAAACAAAATTTATTAAAATAACTTATTCCTATAAAAACAATACTTAATATCTATGATTAATGAATCTACCCGGCAAAAACTAATTGAAAAAATATTAAATAGTCAGGAATTTGCAAGCTCTTCAATTTATGGGAACTACCTTAGCTATCTAATTAAATCTTCAATCGAAAATAAAAGCCTTAAAGAAACAACTATTGCAATTGAGTTTTTTGAAAAAGACTCAAAATTTAATCCCGCCGAAGATACAATTGTCAGGTCACACACTTACAAGCTTCGAAAAAAACTTGAACGTTACTACTTTACTGAAGGTAAAGACGAAAAATATAGAATTAGAATACCAAAGGGTCATTACCGCGTCAACATTGTTCAAGTTTCAGATAAACTCTATCAGCCAACTAATATTTTAAAATGGATTACGAAACAATATCAACTAGCAATCATATTTTTTCTTATCATAGCACTTTTTCTATTCTGGTTTTCAAACCAATCGTTGCAAAATCAGTTAGGCAATTACCAGATAATTGATAAGGATAATTTTATATGGAAAGAGTATTTGCAATCAGAATTACCTGTTTTAATTGTACCCGGCGATCATTTTATGTTTAATGCCTACATCAAAAAATATAACAGAAATATGGCGATTCGGGATTTCAAGACAAACTCACTAAAAGAAATGGAGGCGCTAAAAATAAAGACCTCTGATCCTTCAATAACCCCGGAACCCGAGTCTTATTTCCCTTATCACAGTATTTGGAGTTTACCCTCCTTATTCTCAATACTTTATTCCGTTAATCAAAATCCCATTTTAAGAAGTTCTTCCAGCATAAACCCACAAATGTTAGATGAATATAATATCATTTTTGTTGGAAGTATTAAAACATTATATACACTTAAACATACTATCGAGAAATCTCATTTTAAATTTGGGATCTCCCCACACAAAGTAACATTTACACCTCCTGATAGTGGTGATGTATTGGAATTTTCGACACCTACTCATTCCACAGGTCCAAATGAAGATTTGGTTTTAGTTTTAAAGCTACCCGGGCCAAAAGATAATTCAATTATGATTATCGCTTCATATCATTCTTTAGGTGCGCCTGAAATAGTTAATTATTTTACAAAAAAAGAAACTCATTCCGAGCTTAAAGACATTTTTAATGAACGTATTGGTCGGACACCTCAATATTTCGAGATTTTATTTAAAGTGGTCGGGATTGATAAGACTGCTTATTCCAGAGATATACTTGTATTAAATGAGATTAAAGAGAATTAATATTTTGAATGTTTTAAAATTGGTTTTTATAAATTTCTAAGATTATTTCTGTAGCATTTTTAGCTGACTCACCTGTAATAAAGGGATCCCTGTTTTCCTCAACAGCATTTATAAAATCTTTGATTATTAACTCATGGTTCGTAGTATCATCCACAAATGGACTTGAAGATCCACTATGCGTATTTGTTCCAGACTGGCTTGAAGGATTTGCCAACCCATCTATTTCCCATTGCGTAATAATGTCATTCTCAATTATAAAATAACCTTTATCAGAATAAACTTCCATTTTTGCCGGGAACCCTGGTTTTGTAGCCGTTGATGCTGTAATTGTTCCTATTAGTCCCGAGTCATGAACGCAAATTGCTGTTCCATGGTCCTCAACTTCTATATTATGAACAAATGTATTTAGCTTGCTTACAAGTTTTGCCGGTTTACCAAAAAACCAATAATATAAGTCAATATAATGCGAAGCTTGCTGAATAAATGGACCTCCTCCATCAATTTTGTAAGTTCCACGATAAGCCGATGAATTATAGTAATCATCATCTCGATAGTTTTTAACAGCCAAATCAACTGAGAATATCTTACCAATTTTGCCTGAGCTTAGTAGTTGTTTTACCAGGGGATTATCTGAACTCAATCTTCTTTGATAGGCAACGCCTAGCTTAACTCCATTCTGCTTGCATGCAGAGATCATCTTATCAATAGAGTCAATTGAAATATCAATCGGTTTTTCACATAATACATGTTTTTTTAGCTTGGCAGATTGAATTGCATCAACATGATGAAGTCCATTTGGGCTGCATACTATTACAGTGTCAAATTCACGATCTACATCTTTTAGTGTTTTAAAGGTATCAATATTATTAAAAGTTGAGTTACTGCCCAGAGTATTCGAAACTACTCCAACGATAGCTGTATCATCAATATTCTTAATTGCAGAAATATATGTTTTTGCAATATTTCCAGTGCCTATCAGGACAAATTTCATTGTGTATCTTTCATAAATTTATGTATCAACTTAATAGATATTATCTGGCCATCCAACCACCATCAACAAGAAGAATATGGCCATTTACATAATCTGAGGCTTTTGATGCGAGATACACAACTGTGCCCTTCAAGTCATCAGGAACTCCCCACTTACCGGCAGGGATGCGCTCATTTATCTGACGATTTCTTTCCGGGTTCTCCCTTAAAGCCGCAGTATTGTCTGTGGCAAAATATCCGGGAGCAATTGCGTTAACCTGGATATTATGTTTTGCCCATTCATTGGCCAAAGCTTTGGTTAATTGCATTACACCACCCTTACTTGCCGCATAAGCCGGTACAGTAATTCCGCCCTGAAAGCTGAGAAGGGATGCTATATTAATAATTTTTCCTGACGATTGTTTTATCATTTCTGCACCAACTTCGCGCGATAATCTGAATAATGAATTTAAATTGGTATCCAGAACTGTGAGCCAATCTTCATCAGAATATTTCTCCGCAGGAGACCTTCGGATTGTTCCGGCATTATTTACGAGAATATCAATTTTGCCAAATTTAGCAAGAGTGTTTTCAATTGCCTTCTTCGTATTTTCTTTATCAGTAACATCGCAAGTCATACCTATACATTGCTGCCCTGTCTGCTCAACCAGTTTTATAGTTTCTAAAAGATTGTCCTTGTTCGTACTTAATGCAATTATTGTTGCACCGGCCTCTGCTAAACCAACGGCCATACCTTGGCCAAGGCCTCTGCTTGCACCAGTAACAATTGCTACCTTGCCTTCTAATTTAAAACTCTCAAGAATCATTTTTTTCTCCGCTATTTGTTACAAAATCTCAGATAGTGGTACACCATCCATGTCAGTAAATTCTTGGTTTTCACCACCCATGCCCCAAACAAATGCATAATTTTTCGTTCCTGCGCCAGCATGGATCGACCAACTTGGCGAAATAACAGCTTGACGGTTTCGCATAACAAGATGTTTGGTTTTATCCGGTTCACCCATAAAATGGAAAACCGCGTTGTTTTCATCTATACCAAAATACATATAAATCTCTGATCGGCGCATATGAGTGTGTGCAGGCATCGTATTCCAAATACTACCTTCCGCCAACTGGGTAAATCCCATAACTAATTGGCAACTTTTTGCACCTTCCAAATGAATATACTGATAAATCGTTCGCTCATTGGCCTCTTCTTTGCTTCCCAAATCCACTTTTCTTGCTTGGCCAAATGGGATTAATTGTGTTGGGTGGACCTGGTGGGCAGGATAGCTTTGGATATAAAAATATGCTGGTTCCTCAGAGTCTTCACTACTAAAAAGTATCTCTCTGCTCTCTTTACCTATATAAAGTACATCACGGTTCTCCAGTTCAAATTTCTTACCATCAACTGTGATTGACCCTTTATTGCCAACGTTTATAACACCCACTTCTCTACGTTCCGTAAAATAATCAGCGGCCATTTGTTTTTTTGTTGCCTCTAACTTTAAATCACCTTTAACAGGAACGGCAGATCCAATAATTGCCCTGTCAATATCAACATATAATAATGTTATAATATTATTTTCAAACAGATTTTGCACCAAATATGAGTCGCGTAATTCTTTTGTATCCATTCTTTGATAACGGATATTATCAGCTACATATCGTACATCCATTTATAAATCTCCTTTTAATTTTATTTTCTTCCATTTCAGATTTGCTGGGCCATGACAAATCAGCTGGTTTTATTCAGCAAATAGCAGGCATTTTTTATTTAACATTCAAATAGGTTTTTATTACAAGATATTTTAGTACACCATCACCGATATTGCGGATTCCATGCGGCACACCTGTCGGACAGTAAAAACTGGAATTTGGTCCACCTGTCTTTTTTTCATCTCCCAGTATAAACTCTGCTTTTCCTTCAACAACATAAAAAATTTCATCTTCCTGGTGCGCATGTGGCGGATGTGTAGCTTTTTTGGCTTCGACATTACTCATTTTTAATGTAAAACCGTCTGCAAATTTTTTATCTACAAACCAGAATTGCCAACCTACTTTTGTTGAATCCACTTCGTCTGGATTAAAGTAAGTGACACAATTATCAATTGTATATTTTACTTGTTCATTTTCTGATTTATCTTGACCACATATAACTCCACATGTAATAAAAAATATTACCAGAAACAACTTCATTATTTTTAAAAGAAACATTGTTTTCCCCTATTAATTAAATCGGACTGAAATTGGATTATTAAGTGTTTTTAATATGTCGTCCAAATAGCCAATAAAGGTCTCTTTGTTTTTTATTCCACTAGGCTCAAGCTCCCATGCTGCTAAATAGTAATAAGTAATAAACCCCTGAGAAGGTTTTAACACAACAACATTGCTATGTTTGTCTTCGGTTAAAGTTTCCAGCTCGCTTGCTTTATAAATAACCGCCATTCCGAGATTATCATTATTAAGCGATTGTTTGCCATATGTAGCCAAATATTGCCATTCACTTTTAGCATTGTTTGATTTTATCACTTCTGCAGAGTCATGCTTAACAATACCTGTGCATAAATTAGAAGGATTTTTCCGCACTTTGAGATCACACTTTGTCAGGCGAGATCCTGCATTTATAGTGACAGACGATGAAAGATTAAATGATTGATTATCTATTTGCCAACCAAAATAGTTTGTTTTAATTGAAGATTGAATTACCCCGTTAGTTTCAATTGAACAGGAAATGCTATCGGTTTTTTCTACCCGTTGAGCACTGTCGGCAATCCACATACCAATTGACCCAATTCCCAAAGAGCTGCCAACCTTCAATATATCCATTCCCCAATCGGCCATTTCATGGTAGGAATCAAATCCATCTTTTCCAACATTCTGTAGCACCATTTCTGGAGTTTTTTTACCATAAATATCAACCGCATTGCGCCAATCCATATAAAACCTATAACCTACTTTATCAGACTCCCAACCGGGTCCTTCATAACGCAAATACCAGGAATGATCTGTATGTTCCGGAGGCAAATTTAAAAAACTAACATTCTTGAATTCTCCGCCTTCATATTCACGCTTTACCCATTTACCACCTGTTTTGTGCGACAGTTCGGCTTGGGTTCGTTTTGGATATTCCCTTGTTTTTTTGCCTTCTTTGGCATAAATGATTTTTATTGTTTTTTCTCCCCTTGACTTCAGGGTACACAAAAAAGCAACTTCCTCGAAATTACCATCACTATCTAAATCAATTGCCTGGCTTGCTAATTCGTTTTGACCATCGATAACAACAAAAGCATTTGCATTAAAATGCTCCGCTAAACTTTTTATTTTAATTGAAATTAATTCATCCGTACGATCAATATCAGAGTCATTACTTATTGAAACAGAAATAGTATTTGGGTACTCTTTTTGCAAAGGGTGGTTTTGCCGGCAACTTGTTATAAAAGCGATAAATAACAATATTAAAATATATTTCATAATTACCTCACTAAGTCTATTTAACATGTATCATTTTCTTCGTTTCAAAATAACCCTGGCTTTCTATCCTGTAAAAGTACACACCCGATGGATAGTGCTCTGCATTAAATTTTACATTGTGGATGCCTCTCCCCATCCAGGTATTTATCAACGTTTCAATCCGCCTCCCGGAAACATCAAAAATTGAAAAATTAACCATTCCGGCAGAAACCAACGAAAACCGGATAGTTGTGCCAGGGTTAAACGGATTTGGATAATTCTGTGACAAATAAAAACTGCCCGGGGTACCTTTATTTTCAATCGATGTTGTATAATCACTTTCGAAAGCCCCAAGGTCAGGTGCTAATCCTTTAAAGGAATATCCCAAATCTACACCACTATCTATTAAATCGCTGCCTTGTGCCAGATGTAATAATTCGATTTCGGGTAAGCTCCCATCTGCCATACGCGGTGCAGGAGCATACGATATATCCAGATTTAAAAAATCATTAGAGGTTGCATCAAATGGAGAGAGCCAACTATTGGTTTCCTGAATAGCAAAGCTGCCAAACTGAGCATTTCCTCTTAAAGATATACAATTTTTTACAATTAAATATTGTCCCGAATTTAAGACTCGTTGCACTCTGTAATTTGCAGTAAGATTGTTATAACCCGTGCAATTAATCAGGGTTATTGATCCAACATCATTGTTTTGATCAAATCCCTTATTCTTATTGTTAAAGGCGATACAATTTATCAACTTCATATGATGCATTAATTGTTCACTATTGCTGTTATCACCACCGCCAAATTTGAATCCATTACCATTTGCCTTCGATCCAGGGTTCTCCCCATTTTCGAGATATCCATTGCCCCAGGTCCAGCAATTTTCTAAAGTTGTCGATACATCATTCGCTCCACGTAAGTATCCATCCCAGCCATCATCACAATTACCCCAGGCACGGCAGCCATAGAAATAATTCCCCGTTCCCACCGATAACTTTGGAGCAAATCCATCAGCATCGCCATAGTCCGGTGGATCAGCATTATAATAAGAATCGCAATTAATGATTTGATTAAACGATGATCCATTATTGAGTTGCAAACCCGTATCCTTATTTCTATAAAACTGACACTGTTCAATTATATTATTTGAACCAGAATCGATACTCATTCCATTGTCTGCTGCCTTTGTGATATGCAAACCTTTAATATGCCAGTAATTGGATTCTAATTTTATCCCTTTGTCGCCGGAAGGTAACCCCGAAAAATCCAATACGGGAACCTCATCATTAAAAGCTGTTAGAGTGATTAGTTCATCCTTTTGTCCACTTACGGAGTTATTAATTATTATTGTTGTTGAAATATTATAAACACCACCACGGACATAAATCGTATCTCCAGGTGAAACCTCAGAAATAGCTTTTGGAAATGAAGCATAGGGTTGCTCATTCGTTCCGTTATTACCATCATCACCATCAGTAGCAATATATATCTGACCAAAAATATTATTAATAAAACTTAATATAAATAGTGCTGAAAATACTAATTTTTTCATTTTAATACCTTTTAATGATCGTAGAACGGTCTTTCGCATTTTTTAAAAATAATAGCTCGCTAAGTTTGATTTTTACAATTCAAATCCAATACAAATTTCCTAACCTCATTAAATCCGCACTGCGTCAAAACTCAAAATATTATTTACATGTTTAGAAACATAAACTGCTATATGCGAAAAATTTGGCTACAAAATAAGTGAACAACTGTGAATAACTGTGAAACCGGTAAACCTTTTCATGTACTAAAATCATTGTAGGAGTCATTTTAAAAGAGAGAAAAAATATTCCCCCTATATCCAAAATTCTACCCTGTAAAGGTGACATTAATGCACCCCACAATAACCAATACTGGTTTTAGTGTTCAAATTTTAGGTCTGTTTGTAAAACAATCCAGTCTTTTAGGCTTAATTTGTAAGAAATTTTGAATTATTAAAACTATTCCTTTTAAATTAATATTTATTGTTTACCCAAGGATATTTTATGCAGAAATGGAAATTTTCCGGCATTATTGCAGCCGCGATGATTGTATTAACAATACTTATTTATGTTGCCTTTTTTTACAATGAAAAACAAAACAATTCTAATTCCGATATAATAGAATATATTGGCCGGGATAGATGTCAAAGTTGTCATCAACAAGAGTACAAAGCCTGGCTTGGATCTCATCATGACAAAGCAATGGACATTGCAACTGATTCTACTGTTTTGGGTGACTTTGATGATGCCGAGTTTGAGTTCAATGGAGTAACAAGCAAGTTTTTCAGAAAAGGTAAAAAGTTTTTTGTAAGGACAAATGGCCCCGGTGGAAAAATTGATGATTTTGAAATTACACACACATTCGGATTCACACCACTTCAGCAATATTTAATTCCTTTTGAAAAAGGCAGATATCAATGCCTTCCTATTGCCTGGGATTCTGAGAAGAATAAATGGTTTTCTTTGATAGAAGCAGCCTATGGCGAAAATATTCCCGAACCATCGGATTGGTTGTACTGGACCAATAATGCCCAGAACTGGAATGGAATGTGTGCAGAATGCCATTCAACAAACCTGCAGAAGAATTATAATCCAGAGACAAAAGAATACAATACAACATATTCAGAGATAGATGTCAGCTGTGAGGCTTGCCATGGCCCTGGCTTAAAACATGAAGAGTGGGCAAATTTGTTGGAAACGGAGCGATCTTCAACAACCAATTACGATTTAATTGTAAAAACCAGCAATATTACCAATAGAGAGTATGTTGATCTTTGTGGGTATTGCCATTCCAGACGTTCATCATTAGGGCCGTTGGATTTCTCCAAGGGGCATTTTATGAACATAGCTACACCTCAGGTTCTTGATGAAAACTACTATCCCGATGGACAAGTTTTAGAAGAAGATTATGTGTACGGTTCTTTTGCTCATAGTAAAATGTATGCAAACAATATCAAATGTAACAATTGTCATAACGTGCATAGCGGCAAACTATTGTTTGAGGGGAATGACCTCTGCGCTCAATGCCATCAGCCAAAAGTTTATGATGATTTCTCTCATCATTTTCATAAGAAAAAAGGAGAATCAGGCTATCCTTTAGT from Calditrichota bacterium carries:
- a CDS encoding glycoside hydrolase family 88 protein: MTLNYKIKSKLILSFSILIGIISCSEEKAKATSNQSVKNEIPVHIKMADSEMNRRADFLDYGKSDPNAKWNYQTGLFLKSLIDVWAETKEPKYFDYTKRVIDSFLEEDGTIKAYNMEDFNIDKINSGKVLLSLYKATNDEVYKKAADILREQLEKHPRTKAGGFWHKKRYPWQMWLDGIYMGSPFYAEYSQIFNQAQGFDDVVNQILLIDVRTRDPKTKLRYHAWDESNKQEWANPETGCSPNFWGRAMGWYAMALVDVLDYLPTNHPKREKVLFILNDLYAAIVKYQDKQTGLWYQVVDMPDEKGNYLEASASSMFVYAIAKAVNNNLIDSSFAAIAEKGYAGILDHLIKTDKNDQVNLTQVCSVAGLGGDPYRDGSFEYYINEPIAVNDLKGVGPFIMAGLQIAKLKPGH
- a CDS encoding Gfo/Idh/MocA family oxidoreductase, coding for MKFVLIGTGNIAKTYISAIKNIDDTAIVGVVSNTLGSNSTFNNIDTFKTLKDVDREFDTVIVCSPNGLHHVDAIQSAKLKKHVLCEKPIDISIDSIDKMISACKQNGVKLGVAYQRRLSSDNPLVKQLLSSGKIGKIFSVDLAVKNYRDDDYYNSSAYRGTYKIDGGGPFIQQASHYIDLYYWFFGKPAKLVSKLNTFVHNIEVEDHGTAICVHDSGLIGTITASTATKPGFPAKMEVYSDKGYFIIENDIITQWEIDGLANPSSQSGTNTHSGSSSPFVDDTTNHELIIKDFINAVEENRDPFITGESAKNATEIILEIYKNQF
- the kduD gene encoding 2-dehydro-3-deoxy-D-gluconate 5-dehydrogenase KduD, encoding MLESFKLEGKVAIVTGASRGLGQGMAVGLAEAGATIIALSTNKDNLLETIKLVEQTGQQCIGMTCDVTDKENTKKAIENTLAKFGKIDILVNNAGTIRRSPAEKYSDEDWLTVLDTNLNSLFRLSREVGAEMIKQSSGKIINIASLLSFQGGITVPAYAASKGGVMQLTKALANEWAKHNIQVNAIAPGYFATDNTAALRENPERNRQINERIPAGKWGVPDDLKGTVVYLASKASDYVNGHILLVDGGWMAR
- the kduI gene encoding 5-dehydro-4-deoxy-D-glucuronate isomerase codes for the protein MDVRYVADNIRYQRMDTKELRDSYLVQNLFENNIITLLYVDIDRAIIGSAVPVKGDLKLEATKKQMAADYFTERREVGVINVGNKGSITVDGKKFELENRDVLYIGKESREILFSSEDSEEPAYFYIQSYPAHQVHPTQLIPFGQARKVDLGSKEEANERTIYQYIHLEGAKSCQLVMGFTQLAEGSIWNTMPAHTHMRRSEIYMYFGIDENNAVFHFMGEPDKTKHLVMRNRQAVISPSWSIHAGAGTKNYAFVWGMGGENQEFTDMDGVPLSEIL
- a CDS encoding cupin domain-containing protein, with translation MKLFLVIFFITCGVICGQDKSENEQVKYTIDNCVTYFNPDEVDSTKVGWQFWFVDKKFADGFTLKMSNVEAKKATHPPHAHQEDEIFYVVEGKAEFILGDEKKTGGPNSSFYCPTGVPHGIRNIGDGVLKYLVIKTYLNVK
- a CDS encoding DUF4861 domain-containing protein, translating into MKYILILLFIAFITSCRQNHPLQKEYPNTISVSISNDSDIDRTDELISIKIKSLAEHFNANAFVVIDGQNELASQAIDLDSDGNFEEVAFLCTLKSRGEKTIKIIYAKEGKKTREYPKRTQAELSHKTGGKWVKREYEGGEFKNVSFLNLPPEHTDHSWYLRYEGPGWESDKVGYRFYMDWRNAVDIYGKKTPEMVLQNVGKDGFDSYHEMADWGMDILKVGSSLGIGSIGMWIADSAQRVEKTDSISCSIETNGVIQSSIKTNYFGWQIDNQSFNLSSSVTINAGSRLTKCDLKVRKNPSNLCTGIVKHDSAEVIKSNNAKSEWQYLATYGKQSLNNDNLGMAVIYKASELETLTEDKHSNVVVLKPSQGFITYYYLAAWELEPSGIKNKETFIGYLDDILKTLNNPISVRFN
- a CDS encoding T9SS type A sorting domain-containing protein — encoded protein: MKKLVFSALFILSFINNIFGQIYIATDGDDGNNGTNEQPYASFPKAISEVSPGDTIYVRGGVYNISTTIIINNSVSGQKDELITLTAFNDEVPVLDFSGLPSGDKGIKLESNYWHIKGLHITKAADNGMSIDSGSNNIIEQCQFYRNKDTGLQLNNGSSFNQIINCDSYYNADPPDYGDADGFAPKLSVGTGNYFYGCRAWGNCDDGWDGYLRGANDVSTTLENCWTWGNGYLENGENPGSKANGNGFKFGGGDNSNSEQLMHHMKLINCIAFNNKNKGFDQNNDVGSITLINCTGYNNLTANYRVQRVLNSGQYLIVKNCISLRGNAQFGSFAIQETNSWLSPFDATSNDFLNLDISYAPAPRMADGSLPEIELLHLAQGSDLIDSGVDLGYSFKGLAPDLGAFESDYTTSIENKGTPGSFYLSQNYPNPFNPGTTIRFSLVSAGMVNFSIFDVSGRRIETLINTWMGRGIHNVKFNAEHYPSGVYFYRIESQGYFETKKMIHVK